One Rhodoferax ferrireducens T118 DNA segment encodes these proteins:
- a CDS encoding TonB-dependent receptor — MRSSVTHRSQNAPWRRAELRMSPIAAACATLLFATGAVYAQQQEAAELDTVVVTGIRKGIESSIAAKRNSDSIVEAVSAEDIGKLPDTSIADSIARLPGLAAQRVDGRASAISIRGLGPDYAGAVLNGREVVSSGEGRAAEYDQFPSELVKQVIVYKTPDATLIGQGLSGTVDIRPVMPLDSRGRQVVVNVRGEKNSFGQLSPQGADGLGNRVSASYVNQFVDNTVGLAIGFAHLDSPGETKKYEAWKYGDYAGQWGAGATGVPSLGVGNNRAQFAQGFEASVTSSKQVRDGLMAVLEFKPNKDFHSAVDLYYSKFDQDRVSNFWAGDIGLWSGGAKFSNVGTSVVNGNTIIDSGTVDGGRSLVYEKNFHRSDDITSLGWKNELKLADKWTAVADLGYSRANRNETYIQSVAKGLAGGPLTFSGLGSTGNQAWSTSQDLSNAANVQLTNDPNWAEMRTPTYKDEIKSFRLSGKRDLEGGMFSAVETGVNYTQRDKNVQSDAYSLALASANVGIPASALRGPVAINVGGVNASTVSWDVPGVMGLYTVTPKDPWSSQSNKYAVHEKVTTAFAKLNIDTDWGAVPIRGNVGVQAVHTQQNADGFQWNDGATPGAPGSGSLIAINGGTSYNDFLPSLNLAFNLKPDLIARFGLAKAMARPRMDDLRAGADQPKLVENSPGSALGHWTAGGGGKPDLQPWRAKSLDLSLEKYFGKSSYVAGAAFYKKLDSFIYSQDTVRDFSAFTNYSPTLTAGCSAANPGCDPNQGTITTQANGQGGSVYGLELSASLEGALLTPALKGFGVIVSESITRNSLPKDKNGNPINLDGFSGIVNNLTFYYEAQGFSTRISQRYRSPFTATTRSVLLGTETSTHIEAEKQLDFQMGYAFESGPYKGLSLLLQVNNLTDAPAVQTRGPEVVGSAGSTTGQLPWKTENFGRSVLLGATYKF, encoded by the coding sequence ATGAGAAGTTCCGTCACCCATCGTAGTCAGAACGCCCCTTGGCGACGTGCTGAACTGCGAATGAGCCCCATCGCAGCCGCCTGCGCAACGTTGCTGTTTGCGACGGGAGCGGTTTACGCCCAGCAACAAGAGGCAGCCGAACTGGACACCGTGGTCGTGACCGGCATCCGCAAGGGTATTGAAAGTTCCATTGCGGCAAAGCGCAATTCAGACTCCATCGTGGAAGCAGTTTCGGCGGAAGACATTGGCAAATTGCCGGACACCAGCATTGCTGATTCGATCGCGCGTCTGCCAGGTTTGGCGGCGCAGCGCGTGGACGGGCGCGCATCGGCGATCTCGATTCGTGGGCTGGGTCCCGATTACGCAGGTGCCGTGCTCAACGGGCGCGAAGTCGTCAGCTCCGGCGAAGGACGTGCTGCAGAGTACGATCAGTTTCCCTCAGAGTTGGTTAAACAGGTCATTGTTTACAAGACGCCCGATGCCACCCTAATCGGGCAAGGCTTGTCCGGCACGGTCGACATTCGTCCGGTGATGCCCTTGGACTCGCGTGGCCGTCAAGTTGTTGTCAACGTGCGGGGTGAGAAAAATTCCTTCGGTCAGTTGTCGCCCCAGGGTGCAGATGGCTTGGGCAACCGTGTCAGTGCCTCGTATGTCAATCAGTTCGTGGACAACACAGTGGGTCTGGCGATCGGGTTCGCTCATCTTGATTCTCCGGGAGAGACAAAAAAATACGAGGCCTGGAAATACGGCGACTATGCCGGGCAATGGGGTGCGGGTGCAACCGGTGTACCCTCGCTTGGGGTAGGCAACAATCGCGCCCAGTTTGCTCAAGGTTTTGAAGCCAGCGTGACATCCAGCAAACAGGTGCGCGACGGTTTGATGGCTGTGCTCGAGTTCAAGCCGAACAAGGACTTTCACAGCGCCGTTGATTTGTATTACTCCAAGTTCGATCAGGATCGCGTCTCAAACTTTTGGGCAGGTGATATCGGGCTCTGGAGTGGCGGTGCCAAGTTTTCGAACGTCGGCACCTCGGTTGTCAACGGCAATACGATTATTGACAGCGGCACGGTGGATGGCGGACGCAGCCTGGTCTACGAAAAGAACTTCCATCGCAGCGATGACATCACTTCGCTGGGCTGGAAAAACGAGCTGAAGCTGGCCGACAAGTGGACAGCGGTGGCCGACCTGGGCTACTCGCGCGCCAATCGCAACGAGACGTACATTCAATCCGTCGCCAAGGGTTTGGCTGGGGGCCCTCTCACATTTTCAGGTCTTGGCAGCACTGGTAATCAGGCGTGGTCGACAAGCCAGGATTTGAGCAATGCCGCCAACGTGCAATTGACCAATGACCCCAACTGGGCCGAAATGCGCACGCCAACCTACAAGGACGAGATCAAGTCGTTTCGCCTGTCTGGTAAGCGCGACCTCGAAGGAGGGATGTTCAGCGCGGTCGAGACCGGCGTGAACTACACCCAGCGTGACAAGAATGTCCAGTCCGATGCCTATAGTCTTGCGCTGGCAAGCGCTAATGTGGGGATACCGGCGAGCGCCTTGCGTGGGCCGGTAGCCATCAATGTTGGCGGTGTTAATGCCAGCACCGTGTCGTGGGATGTGCCGGGCGTGATGGGCCTGTACACGGTTACCCCGAAAGATCCGTGGTCGTCACAAAGCAACAAGTATGCTGTGCACGAGAAAGTCACCACAGCATTCGCCAAACTGAATATTGATACCGACTGGGGTGCAGTTCCCATTCGAGGCAATGTCGGGGTCCAGGCGGTTCACACCCAGCAAAATGCCGATGGTTTTCAATGGAACGACGGCGCGACACCCGGAGCACCAGGGAGCGGTTCGCTGATAGCGATCAACGGCGGCACCTCATACAACGACTTCCTGCCTAGTTTGAATCTGGCTTTCAATTTGAAACCGGATCTCATTGCGCGATTTGGTTTGGCAAAAGCAATGGCGCGTCCGCGCATGGACGACTTGCGCGCCGGAGCCGATCAGCCGAAACTGGTGGAAAATTCCCCAGGTAGTGCTCTCGGTCATTGGACAGCCGGCGGCGGTGGCAAGCCGGATCTCCAGCCATGGCGCGCAAAATCCCTTGACTTGTCACTGGAGAAGTACTTCGGCAAGAGCAGCTACGTGGCGGGTGCTGCGTTCTATAAAAAGCTCGATAGCTTCATCTACAGCCAGGATACCGTACGCGACTTCTCTGCTTTCACGAACTATTCACCGACCCTGACCGCTGGTTGTTCCGCAGCCAATCCAGGATGCGATCCCAACCAGGGAACTATCACCACGCAGGCAAACGGCCAGGGTGGCTCGGTGTATGGTCTTGAGTTGAGCGCTTCGCTGGAGGGTGCCTTGCTGACGCCCGCCCTGAAGGGTTTTGGCGTCATCGTGAGCGAATCCATCACGCGCAATAGCCTGCCCAAGGACAAGAACGGCAATCCTATCAATCTCGATGGATTTTCAGGCATTGTTAACAACCTGACCTTCTATTACGAGGCGCAGGGTTTCTCTACACGGATCAGTCAGCGCTATCGCTCACCCTTTACCGCCACGACACGCAGCGTGTTGCTCGGCACCGAGACGAGCACGCACATCGAGGCGGAAAAACAATTGGATTTCCAAATGGGTTACGCGTTTGAAAGCGGTCCCTACAAGGGCCTGTCACTCCTTTTGCAGGTCAACAACCTGACGGATGCGCCCGCCGTACAAACGCGGGGTCCTGAAGTCGTCGGCAGCGCGGGGTCAACGACTGGCCAACTGCCTTGGAAAACCGAAAATTTCGGCCGCTCGGTGCTGCTCGGCGCTACCTATAAGTTCTGA
- a CDS encoding glycerophosphodiester phosphodiesterase yields the protein MARDCAFSWGGKSSALARLGLAFLLFAAPHAQAFDLQAHRGGRGLRPENTLASFEHALRMGVTTLELDIAITADGIPVISHDAALNPAITRDAQGRWLQERGPLIRSLTLAQVQSYDVGRINPTSSYARAFPDQQPRDGQRISTLAALFKLVNDLGAKDVHFDMETKINPHHPESTLEPEAFVKTMLEVIREAGMTQRVMVQSFDWRTLELLHRLEPGLRTMYLTIAAPDFHTLTDGSWTAGHLLADHDGSVPRMIRASAENFPGVIWAPNYNNLSAPLVKEAQSLGLQVIPWTVNQEPLMERLIEWGVDGIITDYPDRLREVLTQKRMPLPEGVKN from the coding sequence ATGGCACGCGATTGCGCTTTCTCTTGGGGTGGCAAGTCTTCAGCGCTAGCGCGCCTCGGGCTTGCCTTCCTTTTATTTGCCGCTCCGCACGCGCAAGCATTCGACCTGCAAGCCCATCGCGGCGGGCGTGGCTTGCGACCTGAAAACACCCTGGCCTCCTTTGAGCATGCGCTCCGAATGGGGGTAACCACCCTTGAGCTTGACATTGCCATCACCGCCGATGGCATCCCCGTGATCTCGCACGACGCCGCGCTCAATCCTGCCATCACGCGCGACGCGCAAGGCCGGTGGCTGCAGGAGCGTGGTCCTCTCATCCGGTCGCTCACCCTCGCACAAGTGCAGTCCTACGACGTGGGCCGGATCAACCCGACCAGCAGCTACGCACGCGCATTCCCCGATCAGCAGCCGCGCGACGGCCAGCGCATTTCGACACTGGCGGCGTTATTCAAGTTGGTCAATGACCTGGGTGCGAAAGATGTCCATTTCGACATGGAAACCAAGATCAATCCACACCATCCAGAAAGCACGCTGGAGCCTGAGGCTTTCGTCAAAACGATGCTGGAGGTCATTCGCGAAGCTGGCATGACCCAGCGCGTCATGGTGCAAAGTTTCGACTGGCGCACATTGGAGTTGTTGCACAGGCTCGAACCGGGTTTGCGCACCATGTACCTCACCATCGCGGCCCCTGACTTCCACACTTTGACAGACGGATCCTGGACAGCGGGACACCTGCTTGCGGATCACGATGGCTCGGTGCCACGCATGATTCGCGCCTCTGCGGAAAATTTCCCCGGCGTCATCTGGGCCCCCAACTACAACAACCTGTCAGCACCCCTGGTGAAAGAGGCACAGAGTTTGGGTCTCCAGGTCATTCCATGGACGGTCAACCAGGAACCCCTGATGGAGCGCCTGATTGAATGGGGCGTGGACGGCATCATCACCGACTACCCGGACCGCCTGCGAGAAGTCCTGACGCAAAAAAGAATGCCGCTGCCCGAGGGCGTCAAAAATTGA
- a CDS encoding cell envelope biogenesis protein TonB — translation MNTLEMDYRFEPRDPSRRIKGLIIVIALHAIIGYALVSGMARKGIDFIKKPLEAVVIQEVIIPPPPPPPPPPKKIEKPLVMPKVEAPPPPYVPPPDVTPQVSSNAPAIVSVATPPRAPAEIAPPPPPDTPVATGPKRTTIGLACPTQVPPEMPRKALQDGIEGVVKAQIHIKNGIIQDVTVLSGPRVFHTAVKAAMMQYKCVTNESDVIAVQEFNFKLD, via the coding sequence ATGAATACGCTTGAAATGGATTACCGCTTTGAGCCGCGCGACCCGTCACGGCGCATCAAGGGCCTGATTATTGTTATTGCGCTGCACGCCATCATTGGTTACGCGCTGGTCTCGGGCATGGCGCGCAAAGGCATTGACTTCATCAAGAAGCCACTTGAAGCCGTGGTGATTCAGGAAGTCATCATTCCGCCGCCACCGCCACCGCCGCCGCCACCCAAGAAGATCGAGAAGCCGCTGGTGATGCCCAAGGTTGAAGCACCGCCACCGCCCTATGTGCCGCCACCCGATGTGACGCCGCAGGTGTCGTCCAATGCCCCCGCCATTGTTTCGGTGGCAACACCACCCAGGGCACCGGCCGAGATTGCACCGCCACCGCCACCGGATACGCCTGTGGCCACCGGACCGAAGCGCACCACCATTGGGCTGGCATGTCCCACCCAGGTGCCGCCCGAGATGCCACGCAAGGCGCTGCAGGATGGCATTGAGGGTGTGGTCAAGGCGCAGATCCACATCAAGAACGGCATCATCCAGGACGTGACGGTGCTGTCCGGCCCCCGCGTGTTCCACACCGCCGTCAAGGCCGCCATGATGCAGTACAAATGCGTGACCAATGAGAGTGACGTCATTGCCGTGCAGGAATTCAACTTCAAACTGGACTGA
- a CDS encoding ExbD/TolR family protein — translation MGMHVGNTSSSGEPEVMMEINTTPLIDVMLVLLVMLIITIPIQLHSVNLEMPVGAPPTTLIKPEKIQIDIDEQSVVYWQGLPVSAQELDEKMKAVAPQQPQPEVHIRPNKASQYAVFANVLSSSKRLGLNKIAVIGAEQFVQ, via the coding sequence ATGGGAATGCACGTAGGAAACACAAGCAGCTCGGGTGAGCCCGAGGTGATGATGGAGATCAACACCACGCCCCTGATTGACGTGATGCTGGTTTTATTGGTCATGCTGATCATCACGATCCCGATTCAGCTGCACTCGGTCAACCTGGAAATGCCGGTCGGCGCGCCGCCCACCACTCTGATCAAGCCGGAAAAGATACAGATTGACATCGACGAGCAAAGCGTCGTTTATTGGCAGGGCTTGCCCGTGAGCGCACAGGAGCTCGATGAGAAGATGAAAGCCGTCGCGCCCCAGCAGCCCCAGCCCGAAGTCCACATCCGCCCCAACAAAGCCTCGCAGTACGCTGTCTTTGCCAATGTGCTCTCCAGCAGCAAGCGCCTGGGTCTCAACAAAATTGCCGTCATCGGCGCTGAGCAGTTTGTGCAATGA
- a CDS encoding ExbD/TolR family protein, which produces MSMNVGSNDDDGDDAVMSAINTTPLVDVMLVLLIIFLITIPVVTTSIKLSLPKERVEVRESKPENIIISVDQAGNIFWYDARIKNVDALVEKLKKVSSVKPQPEVQVRGDANARYEGVGKVLLACQRAGIVKVAFITEPPPLGG; this is translated from the coding sequence ATGTCCATGAATGTCGGCTCCAACGACGACGATGGCGATGACGCTGTCATGTCGGCCATCAACACCACGCCCCTGGTGGACGTGATGCTGGTGTTGTTGATCATTTTCCTGATCACCATTCCCGTGGTCACCACCTCCATCAAGCTCTCCTTGCCGAAGGAACGCGTTGAGGTGCGGGAAAGCAAGCCCGAGAACATCATCATCTCGGTCGATCAGGCGGGCAACATTTTCTGGTACGACGCCCGCATCAAGAACGTTGACGCACTGGTGGAAAAGCTCAAGAAAGTCTCCAGCGTCAAGCCGCAGCCCGAAGTCCAGGTCCGCGGTGACGCCAACGCCCGCTATGAAGGCGTCGGCAAGGTCCTGCTGGCCTGCCAGCGCGCGGGCATCGTCAAAGTCGCCTTTATCACTGAGCCGCCACCGCTGGGTGGTTGA
- a CDS encoding MotA/TolQ/ExbB proton channel family protein, with product MMQINIARMFKSFACTLGLVLTLVPGVVQAQSTVATTASSAAPAALPVLTDVKAVDPSAAAIKKTPDALDNPYGLEALWKTSDAVAKTVLLLLLIMSVGSWYIMIVKVLEQAKMGRQAKAAVKNFWTAGTVQQGAEALEKNSPFRFMADAATNAIKKHEGLMGHIPLNDWMAMGIQRAVDRIQSNTQGGLAFLATVGSISPFVGLFGTVWGIYHALTAIGISGQASIDKVAGPVGEALLMTAIGLAVAVPAVLAYNWLVRRNKAVMDEVRAFSSDLHAVVLGSVAKA from the coding sequence ATGATGCAAATCAACATCGCTCGAATGTTCAAATCCTTCGCCTGCACGCTGGGACTGGTTTTAACGCTGGTGCCGGGCGTGGTGCAGGCCCAATCGACAGTCGCCACGACGGCTTCCAGCGCCGCTCCTGCCGCCCTGCCCGTCCTCACCGACGTGAAAGCGGTCGATCCATCCGCTGCCGCCATCAAGAAGACCCCGGATGCACTTGACAACCCTTACGGTCTTGAAGCGCTCTGGAAAACCTCTGATGCAGTTGCCAAAACTGTGTTGCTGCTGCTGCTCATCATGAGCGTTGGCAGCTGGTACATCATGATCGTCAAGGTTCTGGAGCAAGCCAAGATGGGGCGCCAGGCCAAGGCGGCGGTCAAGAACTTCTGGACCGCCGGCACCGTGCAACAGGGCGCTGAGGCGCTGGAGAAGAACAGTCCTTTCCGTTTTATGGCCGATGCGGCCACCAATGCGATCAAGAAGCATGAAGGCCTGATGGGCCACATTCCACTCAACGACTGGATGGCGATGGGCATCCAGCGCGCGGTCGATCGCATTCAAAGCAATACGCAGGGCGGCCTGGCGTTTCTTGCCACCGTTGGCTCGATTTCTCCTTTTGTCGGCCTGTTCGGCACGGTCTGGGGCATCTACCATGCACTCACCGCCATCGGCATCTCCGGCCAGGCTTCCATCGACAAAGTGGCAGGCCCGGTGGGTGAGGCGCTGCTCATGACCGCGATTGGGCTGGCGGTGGCGGTGCCTGCAGTGCTGGCCTACAACTGGCTGGTGCGGCGCAACAAGGCCGTGATGGACGAGGTGCGCGCCTTCAGCAGCGACCTGCACGCGGTGGTGCTGGGTTCGGTGGCGAAGGCCTGA
- a CDS encoding ROK family protein, whose product MNQNLLSDGFRLEPGAAPVACVDIGGTKVAVSIADEQGVRGRVAEPTAKEGANDALALQIIRLVGQSCAASGVATGDLSALGVASCGPFVLNKGCVELAAPNICGGLAGKARGLPNDWQTALLEAPLRRVFAKVRVENDGIGALEAERRWGALQINGQALANCAYVTWSTGIGVGLCVDGQVLRGKNGNAGHAGHLFVSDNNDALCGCGNVGDVEGLIAGNAIPRRFGHLGYTDSATLFKAAYAGDTGATAIIDEFCRIMGRTLYNLIATLDLERISLGGSVFWHHRALLLPKLQGYVHGKLPPLTDGCELVPAGLGERVGDFGALALVA is encoded by the coding sequence ATGAATCAAAACCTTTTATCTGACGGCTTTCGCCTGGAACCGGGCGCCGCACCCGTCGCTTGCGTGGACATTGGCGGCACCAAAGTGGCGGTCAGCATCGCCGACGAACAGGGCGTGCGCGGCCGGGTGGCCGAGCCCACGGCCAAGGAAGGTGCGAATGATGCATTGGCCCTGCAAATCATCCGTCTGGTCGGGCAGAGTTGCGCTGCATCGGGCGTGGCAACCGGCGATCTGTCGGCGCTGGGCGTGGCATCCTGCGGACCGTTTGTGCTGAACAAGGGCTGCGTGGAACTGGCTGCGCCCAATATTTGCGGTGGACTGGCGGGCAAGGCACGTGGTTTGCCCAATGACTGGCAAACCGCCTTGCTGGAGGCGCCCTTGCGTCGGGTTTTTGCCAAGGTACGGGTTGAAAACGACGGCATCGGTGCCCTGGAGGCCGAACGGCGCTGGGGCGCACTGCAGATCAACGGCCAAGCGCTGGCCAACTGCGCCTATGTCACCTGGAGCACCGGCATCGGCGTGGGCCTGTGTGTGGACGGCCAGGTGCTGCGTGGCAAAAACGGCAATGCCGGGCACGCCGGCCATCTGTTCGTGAGCGACAACAACGACGCCCTGTGTGGCTGCGGCAACGTCGGTGACGTGGAAGGCCTGATTGCCGGCAACGCCATTCCAAGGCGCTTCGGGCATCTCGGCTACACCGATTCCGCTACTCTTTTCAAAGCTGCCTATGCAGGTGATACGGGGGCTACAGCCATTATTGATGAATTCTGCCGGATCATGGGCCGCACCTTGTACAACCTGATTGCGACGCTTGATCTGGAGCGCATCAGCCTCGGTGGCAGCGTCTTCTGGCATCACCGTGCCTTGTTATTGCCCAAGCTGCAGGGCTACGTTCACGGCAAGTTACCGCCCCTGACGGACGGCTGCGAGTTGGTGCCGGCCGGTCTGGGTGAGCGGGTCGGCGATTTCGGCGCGCTGGCGCTGGTGGCATAG
- a CDS encoding phosphomannose isomerase type II C-terminal cupin domain: protein MTSSSRSESIERTERPWGWYETLSEVPGHKVKRIRVNPGQQLSLQKHLQRAEHWVVVLGQAHVTVGEQVLTLVPGGHVDIAIGQVHRLTNRSAAPVEIIEIQFGHYLGEDDIVRQGDDYGRT, encoded by the coding sequence ATGACCAGTTCATCAAGAAGCGAGTCGATTGAACGCACCGAACGACCTTGGGGCTGGTATGAAACCCTCTCCGAGGTGCCGGGCCACAAGGTCAAACGCATCCGCGTCAATCCGGGACAGCAACTCAGTCTGCAAAAGCACCTGCAGCGCGCCGAACACTGGGTTGTGGTGCTGGGCCAGGCTCACGTCACGGTGGGAGAGCAGGTGCTAACTCTGGTGCCGGGTGGTCACGTGGACATCGCCATCGGACAAGTGCACCGCCTGACGAACCGGAGCGCCGCCCCGGTTGAAATCATTGAAATTCAGTTTGGTCACTACCTGGGCGAAGATGACATCGTGCGCCAGGGAGACGACTACGGCCGGACATGA
- the trxC gene encoding thioredoxin TrxC, producing the protein MTDSLHIICPHCHTTNRVRQVDLASAPDCGNCHKPLFVAHSVALDDSNFDRHINRCQIPVLVDFWAPWCGPCRQMAPAFEQAAAQLEPRFRLAKVNTEEAQALGARFNIRSIPTLALFSAGRELARQPGAMGAADIVRWALAQRL; encoded by the coding sequence ATGACTGACTCTCTGCACATCATTTGTCCTCACTGCCACACCACCAACCGCGTGCGTCAGGTTGATTTGGCCAGCGCGCCCGATTGCGGCAACTGCCACAAACCGCTGTTCGTGGCGCATTCGGTGGCGCTTGACGACAGCAACTTTGATCGCCACATCAACCGCTGCCAGATCCCGGTGCTGGTGGACTTTTGGGCTCCGTGGTGTGGGCCGTGCCGCCAGATGGCGCCGGCGTTTGAGCAAGCAGCGGCGCAATTGGAGCCGCGCTTCCGGCTGGCCAAGGTCAACACCGAAGAGGCACAGGCACTGGGGGCACGCTTCAACATCCGCAGCATTCCGACGCTGGCCTTGTTCTCTGCCGGTCGCGAATTGGCACGCCAGCCCGGCGCCATGGGCGCGGCTGACATCGTGCGCTGGGCCTTGGCGCAACGCCTTTGA
- a CDS encoding SIS domain-containing protein, giving the protein MLDRIKACLPSLAPAEQRVAKLVLNDPRSFAKQPISELADRAHVSKPTVVRFCRSVGYDGLSDFKLKLAGSVSEGVPFIHRSVDADDKTSDIMVKVIDNTVAAFLKYRNDASTVAIEKAAITLVQAYEQGKRIEFFGVGNSGIVAQDAQHKFFRLGINTVAYSDGHMQVMGATLLGPGDCVVIISNSGRTRDLMDACDIARKNGATTIVITASGSPLAAAGHLHLAADHPEGFDRYSPMVSRLLHLMIIDILATCVALRIGGERLQPLLREMKNNLRSKRYT; this is encoded by the coding sequence ATGCTTGACCGAATCAAGGCCTGCTTGCCTTCGCTGGCGCCCGCCGAGCAGCGCGTGGCCAAACTCGTGTTGAATGATCCGCGCAGCTTTGCCAAGCAGCCCATCAGCGAACTGGCGGACCGGGCGCATGTGAGCAAGCCCACGGTGGTGCGTTTTTGCCGCAGCGTCGGCTACGACGGTCTGTCGGATTTCAAGCTCAAACTGGCCGGCAGCGTGAGTGAGGGCGTGCCCTTCATCCACCGCAGCGTCGATGCCGACGACAAGACCAGCGACATCATGGTCAAGGTCATCGACAACACCGTGGCTGCGTTCCTGAAGTACCGCAACGATGCCAGCACGGTGGCGATTGAGAAGGCCGCCATCACGTTGGTCCAGGCCTACGAGCAGGGCAAACGCATCGAGTTTTTTGGCGTCGGCAACTCCGGCATCGTGGCGCAGGACGCGCAGCACAAGTTCTTTCGCCTGGGCATCAACACCGTGGCCTACAGCGATGGCCACATGCAGGTGATGGGTGCCACGCTTTTGGGGCCGGGCGACTGCGTGGTCATCATCTCCAATTCAGGGCGTACCCGCGACTTGATGGATGCCTGCGACATTGCGCGCAAAAACGGTGCAACCACCATCGTCATCACCGCCAGTGGCTCGCCGCTGGCAGCGGCCGGTCATCTTCACCTGGCCGCCGACCATCCAGAAGGATTCGATCGCTACAGCCCGATGGTGTCGCGCCTGCTGCACTTGATGATCATCGACATCCTGGCCACCTGCGTTGCCTTGCGCATTGGCGGTGAACGGCTGCAACCGCTGCTGCGCGAGATGAAGAACAATTTGCGCAGCAAGCGCTACACGTGA
- the zwf gene encoding glucose-6-phosphate dehydrogenase, with amino-acid sequence MSFDLVLFGGTGDLAWRKLMPALFQAFRHGTLPLDGRIIGVGRDDLSNAQYQAQICARFDQVELAKRPSEEEFCRFAALLEFVQMDLSHPDDYARLVAKLAERQADVVVMYVATAPSLFTTVCQQLAIAGLNTPQTRVVLEKPLGHDLASNRAINRTVSEVFGEKHIFRIDHYLGKPSVQNLFALRFGNALFEPLWRREHIANIQITIAEELGVEQRGAFYETTGALRDMVQNHALQLLCAIGMEPPINSHADAIRDEKLKVLRSLKPWTAESLTQDVIRGQYAAGSIGGAPVAAYREETGVDPHSHTETFVALRTEISNWRWAGVPFYIRTGKRLASRDARIVVNFQPTPHAIFNSQIGDANRLVINLQPKDGLELHLLAQGQSNRRNSQTLSPVQLDLDFDKRFGSERVGAYERLLLEVIDGRLNLFVRSDEQEEAWRWVEPILEHWKNDTQGPRLYAAGTWGPSASSAMIARDGFCWAEES; translated from the coding sequence ATGAGTTTTGACCTTGTTTTGTTTGGTGGCACCGGCGACCTGGCCTGGCGCAAGCTGATGCCCGCACTGTTTCAGGCCTTTCGCCATGGCACGCTTCCCCTGGATGGCCGCATCATTGGTGTTGGCCGCGACGACCTCAGCAATGCGCAGTACCAGGCCCAGATTTGCGCCCGCTTTGACCAGGTCGAGTTGGCCAAACGTCCCAGCGAAGAAGAGTTCTGCCGCTTTGCCGCCTTGCTTGAATTCGTGCAGATGGATTTATCCCACCCCGATGACTACGCCCGTCTTGTCGCCAAGCTGGCCGAGCGCCAGGCCGACGTTGTGGTGATGTATGTGGCGACTGCACCCAGCCTGTTCACGACGGTCTGTCAACAGTTGGCCATTGCCGGGCTGAACACGCCGCAAACGCGCGTGGTGCTGGAGAAGCCGCTCGGTCACGACCTGGCCAGCAACCGCGCCATCAACCGAACGGTCAGCGAGGTGTTTGGTGAGAAGCATATCTTTCGCATCGACCATTACCTGGGCAAGCCCTCGGTCCAAAACCTGTTTGCGCTGCGCTTTGGCAACGCCTTGTTTGAGCCCTTGTGGCGGCGCGAGCACATTGCCAACATCCAGATCACCATCGCCGAAGAACTGGGCGTGGAACAGCGTGGAGCGTTTTACGAGACCACCGGCGCCTTGCGCGACATGGTGCAAAACCATGCCCTGCAACTGCTGTGCGCCATCGGCATGGAGCCGCCCATCAACTCGCATGCCGATGCCATTCGCGACGAAAAGCTCAAGGTGTTGCGCTCGCTCAAGCCCTGGACGGCCGAGTCACTGACGCAGGACGTCATCCGCGGCCAATACGCAGCGGGTTCCATTGGCGGTGCGCCGGTAGCGGCCTACCGGGAAGAAACCGGCGTTGACCCGCACAGCCACACCGAAACCTTTGTCGCCCTGCGCACCGAAATTTCGAACTGGCGCTGGGCCGGCGTGCCGTTCTACATCCGCACCGGCAAACGCCTGGCCAGCCGCGATGCCCGCATTGTGGTCAATTTCCAGCCGACGCCGCATGCCATCTTCAATTCACAAATCGGCGACGCGAATCGGCTGGTCATCAACCTGCAGCCCAAGGATGGCCTGGAATTGCACCTGCTGGCGCAGGGCCAAAGCAACCGTCGCAACTCACAGACCCTGTCACCGGTGCAACTTGACCTGGACTTTGACAAGCGCTTCGGTTCTGAGCGCGTCGGCGCCTATGAACGCCTGCTGCTGGAGGTCATCGATGGCCGCCTGAATCTGTTTGTGCGCAGCGACGAGCAGGAAGAAGCCTGGCGTTGGGTCGAGCCCATCCTGGAACACTGGAAGAACGACACACAGGGTCCCCGCTTGTACGCCGCCGGCACCTGGGGCCCCAGCGCATCAAGCGCCATGATTGCGCGCGACGGCTTCTGCTGGGCTGAAGAATCCTGA